One Sulfurimonas sp. HSL-3221 genomic window, CTGCGTCCCCTGGTAAAAAGAGAGCCAAAGCCCGAAACGGTCCGCCAGGGAGATCTTCTCCTCGACGCTGTCGCCGTAATGCAGCTCCCCGTCCTTGACCGTCGTACCTTCGTTGTCGCTCATGTATTCGGGGACGAGGTGGCGGCGGTTGGAGGTGGCATAGACCCGGACGTTTTCCGGCGCACTCTCGATGGAGCCCTCCATCGCGCTTTTGAGATAGGTATAGGAGAGGTCCGTTTCGCCGAAGGTAAGGTCGTCCAGGAAGAGGATAAAGCGGTAGGGTTCGTCGCGCAGCTCGTCGATCACCTCGGGCAGATAGCGCAGATCCTCTTTGAAAAACTCCACGATCCGCAGCCCCTCCTCGGCGTAGGCCTGCAGCAGTGCCTTCACCAGTGACGATTTGCCCGTCCCGCGGCTGCCCCAGAGCAGCACGTTGTTCGCAAAACGTCCGGCCAGGAAGTTCTCCGTATTCTCGACAAGCGCCGCCTTCTGGCGGTCGATATTGATCAGCGCCTCCAGCGGCATCGCTTCGATCCGGGCGATGGGTTTAAGCGTCTCCGTCCGCCGTCTGAAAACGGCGGCCAGGGTTGTGTTCCATGCGATCATGGCATCTCCTCTCCGGCAAAGTATTCCCCGCCATTATACCCCTGTGCAAATTTCGGGCACCTTCGCTACAATGATAATATAATTTCACAACGGAGGGCGGAATGAGAATTGCCATGGGCGGTGCGACGGGGTTCGTCGGGAGACACCTGCGGAAACGATTTGAAGCGGAAGGATGGGCGGTCATTCCGCTCAGCCGCAGCGACCTCGCGCTTCCGGCCGAAGCGCTGGCCGAGAAGCTCATCGGCGCCGATGTCATCATCAATATCGCCGGCGCACCCGTCGACCGCCGCTGGAGCCGCCGCTACAAGGCGCTGCTCGTCTCGAGCCGCGTCGGCACGACGAAGCGCCTCGCCGAGGCGATCGGCCTGCTGGACGTCAAACCCTCCCTTTATATCGGCGGCTCCGCCGTCGGCATCTACCCCTCGAAAAAATGGCATGACGAACTGAGCGAAGAGTACGCCTACACCTTCCTCGGCGACCTCTGCCAGCAGTGGGAAGCCGCGGCAACGGAGGTCAAAGCGCACGGCGTCCGAACGGTTATCTTCCGCCTGGGCATCGTTCTGGGCAACGGGGGGATGCTCGCACGGATGCTCCCGGCCTTCCGGCTCGGCCTCGGCGGCGTCGTCGGCGACGGGAAGCAGTACCTCTCCTGGATCCACATCGGCGATCTTTGCGAGGCCTTCGCCCGCGCGGTCACCGATGCCAAGATGCGGGGAATCTACAACCTCGCGGCGCCCCGGGTCTCGACCAACAAGGAGCTCACCGAAGCGCTGGGAACGAAGCTGCACCGCCCCATCTTCATGCGCCTGCCCTACTGGTTTCTGCGCCTCGTTTTCGGCGAGGGCGCAGAGGTGATCGCCGGCGGCCAGTGGGCCGTGCCGCGGCGCCTGCTTGACGCCGGTTTCACCTTCCGATTCGAGCATCTAGGCGATGCCCTGGACAATCTGCTCACAAAACGGAAAGATTAAAACGCCTCCTGCTCCGTCCGAGTGAAAAAACGCTATAATTCGACCATCATTCGCAGCGGCGGAGCGTACCAAGAATCCGTCTCTTTCCCTGCACTACCAAGGACACATCATGGCCATCCCATCCGTAGCGTTCAAACGCCAGAATCACCGCCTTCTGCTCTGCGAAGAGAGCCGTAAAAACGAGCTCCTTGCCCAACTGCTCGAGGAGAACGCCGACAAAAAGATCAGCGTCGTCACCGCCGGCGATGCCGGAGCCATCAGCGTCCCCGACACCGTCACCGTCCTTGGCGACGATGCTGTAGAGGGCGCTGAAGCGTGCGACCTGCTCATCAGCTACGACCTGCCCGAAGTGCCGCAGCGCTATCTCGATCGTATGGCGCTCGCCCGCGAAGGGGCCCTCGTCCTGCTGGGCGAGGCGGACCGTCCCCGCCTGATGGGCATCGAGATGCTGCTGGGCCGGGCCATCTCCCAGGAGCGTCCGGAGGGCTTCGCCCCCGAAGAGGCCCCCAAGCCGGTGCAGCGCCCGAAACGCTACAAGAAGCCCTCCGCCCGTCTCTACGAAGAAGACGCACCGAAAAAAGCCCCCGCCAAACCGAAAGGCAAAGGCGCCCCGCGCAAACCCAAAGCCAGCGGCGTCTCCCGCTACATCGGCACGGATGAGAACGGCAAGCCGATGTTCTCGGGCAAGACGGGCGAGCGCAACCACCGCTATGACGGCAAGCCCCACGACGAGGAGAGCCTTGCCGCCAAAAAAGAGTGGGAAGCGAAACGCAAAAAAAGCGGCGGCAAAAAGCCCTATGATACGAAGAAAAAACCACCGTACAAAGGTGAGAAGAAACCCTATGAGGCCAAGAAGACGGAGACCCCTAAGGACAAGCCGAAACGCCCGATGATCCGTATCAAGGCAGAAAAACTCAAAAAGAGTGAACCTAAAAAGTAAGCGCCGCTATTTCCCCAGCGTATAGAGGTTGTTGCTGCCGTGGCACGCCGCCTTGAAACGCTCTTTGAGCTCCCGGTCGTAGGTCATGATGAAAACGTCCGCCTGCCGGAGCTTTAAACGCTCGAACTCCCCCAGCAGAAAATCGTCCGCCACGTTCTTGCCGTGATCTACAACGGTAAAGTTGAACGACTCCAGCCGCTTGCCGTAATCGTACAGCTCCGCCTCCCACTCCCGCCGCTTGAGGTAGAGCGAGTCGGGGTTCGCCGCCAGGTAGATGCGGTCGTCGGGGACGTGGAACTTCTCGATGACATGGGTGAACATGGGCCCGATCGGGCCGAAGTTCTCGATATCCCAGAAGAGGTAGGTACCGCGCGTACGCGTGCGCCGCTGTTTGTTGAGCAATTTCAGGCGCTTGGAGATGTTGAGGTGGACATGGGCGTTGTCGTTGGTGAGCTCGATCTGCAGCTTCAGCGCCTCCGCCTCCGCCGTCTTGAACCCCAGCACCTTTCCCATATCGATAAAGAGCTGCAGTTCGGCCTGCTCGGCCTGCGCCCCGCCCTTCTGGTAACGCCCCAGCGCCTTGATCTTCTCCGGCGGGAAAAGCAGTGACAGCGTCGGAGGCCGCTTTTGCTCATAGGCTTTTTTGACGGCATGAAAGATGGTGTAGGCGTTTGGAGTCTCGGGCATTTCAACGCTCCCCTTGACCTCATCGCCGATAATGATTTGCTTCATGGCCTGGATTATAGAGGGAATGGATAAAAGCGGGCTGATGATTTTACGGAGCGGCCGGCGCCATGCCGGCCGTTCAGGAGAAATGGATTTAAACGTGCCCGAGTGACAGGTTTACTGGAAGATCGTCGGTCCGCCGGGTACGACCCGGGTGAACACCATGCTGCCGTCGACTGTCATGTAGTTGTTGGTCGGATCGAAACTGACCGTCATGTTGACCGGGACCTGCGACCCGAGCGTATCGTCGACCGTCAGGCCGAACTCCATGTTCGTGTCGCCGGCGATAGTATCGCATCCGGAGGTAATCGTATCGGTACAGACCGCGCTCTCGTCCGTCGGGGCAGCCGGCGTCATCGTTACCGTGCCGTTCGTTTCGACCACATAGGTACCGAACTCGGTCATGTTAAAGCGCCCGACGGTCCCCGGTTCTGAACCGACCGGATCGGAGCTCTGGCTGTCGTCAATGTCGGCAACCATATAGTTGCCGGCGCCGTCCAGGACCATGATGACAAATTTGATGTTGCCGGTCGTCGACTGGTTGACGATCCATGCCCCCGCTTCCGGACTGATTGCACTGCTCAGACGGTTTAATACCACCGTACCGTCAATGCTGGTCAACGTTGCCGTATCATCGCCGTTATCGCTCACCGTCGCTCCCACGGCAGTATCGCCGGCATTGGTGTTGATCACCGGGGCGGCCGAGGTGAAGCTGCCGGAGGCGTCGAGCGTGTACTGACCGACTTCCACGCCGCCGATGACACCGTTCGTGCCCAGGACCTGCTGAACCCCCATGTACTTGTCGTTATCGGCGATGATCAGGAGGGCGTCCATCGTCGTGATGCCGCCCAACGCCCAGGCACCGACCAGCGTCGAATCGTTGGCGGTCGTAGGCGTGGTGCTGCTGCCCCCTCCACTCATAAAGTAATTGATCAGCGCATCGCGGGCGATGATATTGAACTTGATCTCGATATCGCCCGTAAACGCCGGTTGCATTTCGCCCTCGGCGACATAATCGCCGCCCCCGTCGTTCATCACCGTCGCGGCGAACGGCCAATTCATACTCGGCAGCTCGACGATGATGACATCGCCGTTGCCGTCATTCTGGACATGCCAGCTGCCGCTTTCCACGACCTGCGGGTTCTGCATATCGCTGAAATCGATCAGCACGACCGTCCCGTTGCTGTTGATATCCGTATAAGCATCGCCGGTATTGAACTGGATACCGGTAGTGCCGTTGACGTTGAAGACGTAACCGCCCGTGCCGCCTTGGTTGGCCGCGACGAAGTCCGCCAGCGTCGTGAACGTCATGGAGGAGTAGTTCACATCATAAGATGTCAGCATCCCCCAGAAATCGTATTCGTCGCTCAAGCGCAGGTGCGCCGTTTTGTATCCGACGGAGCCCGCAGGCATGGTGATGCCGAACATCGCTTCGAGTGCCGCCTGGTCATAGACATCTCCCAGGTTTGCAAAGAGATGGCCGCTCGGCGGAATAGAGACATTGAGCTCCGTACCGGCAGGATTGATCGTGAAAGCAAAACTATCCGTCACCGTGCCGTTGATATCCTTGAACATGACCGTACCGTTCGAGTCGGCATAGAGCCCGTCGGAATTGACCGCATAGACCGCCGTACCGTTGCTGTCGGGCCAGACGCCCCACAGGTCCATATCGGCAAGGAGGGAGACCTGGGCCTTGGCAAGGGCATCCCACTCCGCCTGACTGATGGGGATCTCGGTCAACGCGTAGAACTCATCCACCGTTACCGGCGGTACCGGCGGTGTGTAGTTTTCGAGTGCCGTTGTAATCGCACCCATTGCGATATCATTCCCCATCAGACTGCTGTCACTGTCAAGCACATAGCCAGCCGTCGGTGCATTGTGCGCCCCCAGCCAGACCTCGCCGTTGTACAGCGTCACGAAGATATCGCCGTCTCGCATCAATGCATCGTAATTCGGGATACTGGCATTGAGTTCGGTGAAGATCGTCAGCTCTGCCTGATTCGGAAGATTGCCGACCGTCCAGGTACCAACGATTTGAGTGTTATCGCTGTCACTGACCAGGTAGCCGCTCATTCCCAGGCTGAGCGTTATGACGTCAGCACCCGTATCATCCACCGCTGCAGTAAAGGAGGCATTCATCTGCGGCCGTGCCCCTGTCGAGCTGTTATCGTCCCAGTAGATCATGTTCCCGTAGTTGTTGTTCATGAAATCTTCCATGAAAGCGTATGGCACGCTGACATTCATCGGGCGCCAGTCAAGGATGTATGTATCGACAAGATACTTGCTCTGCATCGTATAGTGCAGAGCGCCTGAGGGGAAGGTCACCGGCAGCGTCATACCGCCGCCGATGTCGATATCAACCGTCTGGCCGTCCAGCACTTCCGCCTGAGCGATCTGGTACGCCGCAAAGGGAGAAGAGAGTGTCGTACCGTCAGCGCTGATCGTATAGGTAGACGACACGGCTGCCTCCGTCGTCCATGTACCGTCGGCAGTATTGAGCATAAAGTTTGTACCGAACGATGCAGAAACCCAGGCGCTACTGTTTATGTCAAACAGGTATCCGTTCGTACTCATCGTACCGCCGCTCATCGTATAGGTTTCGTATGCCGGTGTACCGTTATCTTCGACCCAGTAGCTGTAGAGCGTCATGCCCTCATAGAACGTCGTATCGGTTACCACCGGATCGGCAACGACCGTTACGGTAAAGGTCTCCTGTGCACTAAGAACACCGTCGTCGACGGTGACCGTCACGGTCGCCGTACCGACACCGGTCGGGTCGACTGCCACCGTCGTACCGTTCGCCGAAACCGCGGCAACCCCCGAATCGGACGATACCGCGCTCAGCGTCAGTGCATCGCCGTCAACATCGGCAATGGAGACCTGCACTTCAAAAATCGGCGAACTGACCGCCGCGGCAGGCGGATTGCCGATGGGATCGATCGTCGGGGCGTCATTAACAGGCGCTACCGTAACCGTGACCGTCCCCGGAAGCGAGGTCGCGCCCTGGTTGTCCTGAATCGTGTAGGTAAAGCTGTCTGTACCGTTAAAGTTTGCATTCGGCATATAGGTCACAACGCCCGTCACCGGGTCAACGCTCAGGTTACCGTCCGTCGCGGCGGAGACCGTCACCGTCGTGGCATCTACCGAACCGTCGCTGTCGCTGGTGTGTGCCACCACGTCGATCAGCACCGCCGTATCTTCATCGGTACTGGCCGCAAAGTCGCCTGCGACGGGCGACAGGTTGGCCACGACATTGATGGTGACCGTTGCCGCAGCGCTTGTGAGGCTGCCGTCGGAGACCTGATAATCAAAGGTAAAGTTGCCTTCGGACGCACTGCTGAAGCTGAAGGTACCGTCACTGTTGAGTGTCAGCCCGGCAAGCGTCCCGACCTGTGTGAAGGTCAGCGTATCGCCGACATCGATATCCGACGCATACGCATTCAGATCGCCGTCGAGCTGGGTATTCGTCTGCACCTGGAACGTTGCAGCCGACGCCGTTGGGGCGTCATTGACGTTGATCACCTCCAGATCGAACGGTGCCAACGCTGCCGTCAGTACCGAGTCGGAGACGGAGATAACGATCCCCGTAGTGATGCCGACATCGGCATTGCCCGGGGTGCCCGAAAGCGTACCCGTCGCAGTGTCGAACGTTGCCCAGGCGGGCTTGTTGGCAATGCCGAAGGTCAGCGTGTCGCCGTCGATATCACCCGAAGACGGCGTAAAGGTGTAGAGCGCGTCCTGGTTCACCGACGTCGCCGGCGTACCGCCGATCGTCGGCGCATCGTTCACGTTGACGACCGTCACGGAGAAGAGCGGCAGGGCGACCGTCACCGTACCGTCACTGACCGAGATATTGATATCGGCGGTCGTACCGACGTCACCGTTGCCCGGCGTACCCGTCAGCGCCCCCGTTGCCGGGTCGAACGCCGCCCACGTCGGCTTGTTGACGATACTGAAGGTCAGCGTGTCGCCGTCGATATCACCGGACGACGGCGTGAAGCTGTACGGTGCATCCTGGTCGACCGACGTTGCCGGCGTCCCGCCGATCGTCGGCGCATCGTTCACAGAAATGACGGTCACGCTGACGTTGCCGTCGGCACTGCGTCCCGTGCCGTCGCTGACCGTATAGGTGAAGCTGTCCGGGCCGTTGTAGTTCGCGGCCGGGGTGTAGGTCACCGTCCCGTCAGGATTGATCGCCGTCACACCGTGGCCTGCGGTTGAAACTGCCGAGACGAAGAGCATGTCGCCGTTTTGGTCCGTATCGTTCGCCAGGACATTGAGCGACGCATTGGTATCCTCGTCGAGGGTCAGAATGTCGGCCACCGCTACCGGGGCAAACTCGTTGCGCTTGACGACAAGGTCAAATACACGGTTATTCGTGACCAGGCTGTTCGCGACCGTCGCTTTGAGCGTCACGGCCACGTCCGCCGTAGCACTGCGTGTCACGGCGCCGGTCGCGACATCGATGACGCCCACAGGGGTCGCCGACCATGTCAGGTTAAGATCCGGCGTATCATAGGGTGCCGCGGCGGGACTGCTCAGGACGAGATCGGCCGTAATGCTGTCATTGGCCGTATTCGTCCCGAGGTAGGTGATGTTGTTTGTAAGGGCATCCTCAACCTCTGCCAGCGCGGCGATCATCGGGTCGACATAGGTTCCCGTTTCGATCTCATCGGCGACCTGGGTCGTGTTCATGTCGTTCAACGTCGTCGTCAGCTCCGTGACGGCGGCCGTATCGCCGTTTTCGATCGCTCCTTCCGCGGCTTCGGCGTAGGTGTTGATCGTCTCGCCGAAACCGTCCAGTTCGTTGACGGTCGTGACGTTTGCCGCGAGCGCATCGATCGTCCCGGCGAGCGTTTCAACAAAAGTCGCGATCGACGGATCGAGCGTCACCCCCGTATCGGCACTGACCTGGCCGGCCAGCTCGGTCGCGTTAAAGTCGCTGCTGAACGTCGTGGCTGCCAGCGATTCAAACACTTTCGCATAGGCAGCGTCAAACGATTCGCCGTCGCTTTTTGTCGCGGCGGTCAGTACTTCGGCGACCTTCTGCACTTTCTGCGCCGCCATAAAGCTGTCGCTGTCGAGCATCGGGTCGTTTTTGACCTGATCGGCAGTCACCCCGAGGTTGGCCGCGACCGTATCGGCCGCAGCATCGAACGTGATCGACGGGTCCGATGCCATGATCGCCGCGACATAGGTTGTCAAAGGGGAAAGGACGATATCCGGACGCGTCGCGTCATAGACGGTTGAGAGCCTCCCTTCAAAGGGGTAGCCCGTACTGATATCGGTACCGCCGTAGGCATAGATCCTCGTTCCGTCGATTATGGTCGCCTCAAAGGCGAAGTCGCCGTTCGCGTCGGTCACCGTCGACAGCTCCGTATCGTTATGCTCCCCTTCGCCGGTGCTGTCGACAAAGACGGTCGCTCCCGATACATATCCGTCCACCACACCGCCGCCGCTGGCGCTGCTCGTATTATTACTGCTGCCGCCACCGCCGCAACCGCCAATCGCGATTACGGCAGCCACAGACAGCATGACCTGGCTTATCTTGATCATTATGAACTCCTAAAATTTTTCCTACTACAAAGCTACAGGAAAAAAGTCAAAAAAAGTCAAAAAAAGTGTTTGGGGGTGAAGCAGATTTTACGAAAGGATGTAACCCTGTTTGCTGAGGCTCTTGATCCGAAGCTCCGGAACGCGTTTTCGCAGGGAGTAGACGACCGTTTTCAGCGAGGATGATGACACCTCCTCGTCGGCCCAGATGGCAAATTCAAGGTCGTGGTAGCTGACGACCTGGTGGCGGTGCCGCACCAGATGCTCCAGCAGAATGTTCTGTTTGGCCGTCAGCGCCACATCCTCCCCGTCGGCATAGAGGGTTGCGGTGACGAGGTCGTAGGTATGGATGGGCGAGAGGACGATACCCTCGCCCTTTTCCGCATCGTGCTCCTCCAACCGTTCGCTTTGGTGGCGGCGGTAAGCGCTCCGCAGGACGGTTTCGAGCTCCTCCGGGCCGAAAGGTTTCATCACGTAACCGTATGCCAGAGGGCGGAAAGCCTTTTGCAGCGTCTCGTTATCGCAGTACGCCGTGATGTAGACGATGGGGACCGTGTGCTGCTCCCAGATCATATCGCTCAGCGCGAAACCGTCGACCTTGCCTCTGATATTCACGTCCATCAGGACCATCCCCG contains:
- a CDS encoding TIGR01777 family oxidoreductase, whose amino-acid sequence is MRIAMGGATGFVGRHLRKRFEAEGWAVIPLSRSDLALPAEALAEKLIGADVIINIAGAPVDRRWSRRYKALLVSSRVGTTKRLAEAIGLLDVKPSLYIGGSAVGIYPSKKWHDELSEEYAYTFLGDLCQQWEAAATEVKAHGVRTVIFRLGIVLGNGGMLARMLPAFRLGLGGVVGDGKQYLSWIHIGDLCEAFARAVTDAKMRGIYNLAAPRVSTNKELTEALGTKLHRPIFMRLPYWFLRLVFGEGAEVIAGGQWAVPRRLLDAGFTFRFEHLGDALDNLLTKRKD
- a CDS encoding ATP-binding protein, which codes for MIAWNTTLAAVFRRRTETLKPIARIEAMPLEALINIDRQKAALVENTENFLAGRFANNVLLWGSRGTGKSSLVKALLQAYAEEGLRIVEFFKEDLRYLPEVIDELRDEPYRFILFLDDLTFGETDLSYTYLKSAMEGSIESAPENVRVYATSNRRHLVPEYMSDNEGTTVKDGELHYGDSVEEKISLADRFGLWLSFYQGTQDDYLRMVEHYFKGVDADRELLMREALRFSAERASRSGRTAQQFYLHYMQRLGA
- a CDS encoding cadherin-like domain-containing protein; translation: MIKISQVMLSVAAVIAIGGCGGGGSSNNTSSASGGGVVDGYVSGATVFVDSTGEGEHNDTELSTVTDANGDFAFEATIIDGTRIYAYGGTDISTGYPFEGRLSTVYDATRPDIVLSPLTTYVAAIMASDPSITFDAAADTVAANLGVTADQVKNDPMLDSDSFMAAQKVQKVAEVLTAATKSDGESFDAAYAKVFESLAATTFSSDFNATELAGQVSADTGVTLDPSIATFVETLAGTIDALAANVTTVNELDGFGETINTYAEAAEGAIENGDTAAVTELTTTLNDMNTTQVADEIETGTYVDPMIAALAEVEDALTNNITYLGTNTANDSITADLVLSSPAAAPYDTPDLNLTWSATPVGVIDVATGAVTRSATADVAVTLKATVANSLVTNNRVFDLVVKRNEFAPVAVADILTLDEDTNASLNVLANDTDQNGDMLFVSAVSTAGHGVTAINPDGTVTYTPAANYNGPDSFTYTVSDGTGRSADGNVSVTVISVNDAPTIGGTPATSVDQDAPYSFTPSSGDIDGDTLTFSIVNKPTWAAFDPATGALTGTPGNGDVGTTADINISVSDGTVTVALPLFSVTVVNVNDAPTIGGTPATSVNQDALYTFTPSSGDIDGDTLTFGIANKPAWATFDTATGTLSGTPGNADVGITTGIVISVSDSVLTAALAPFDLEVINVNDAPTASAATFQVQTNTQLDGDLNAYASDIDVGDTLTFTQVGTLAGLTLNSDGTFSFSSASEGNFTFDYQVSDGSLTSAAATVTINVVANLSPVAGDFAASTDEDTAVLIDVVAHTSDSDGSVDATTVTVSAATDGNLSVDPVTGVVTYMPNANFNGTDSFTYTIQDNQGATSLPGTVTVTVAPVNDAPTIDPIGNPPAAAVSSPIFEVQVSIADVDGDALTLSAVSSDSGVAAVSANGTTVAVDPTGVGTATVTVTVDDGVLSAQETFTVTVVADPVVTDTTFYEGMTLYSYWVEDNGTPAYETYTMSGGTMSTNGYLFDINSSAWVSASFGTNFMLNTADGTWTTEAAVSSTYTISADGTTLSSPFAAYQIAQAEVLDGQTVDIDIGGGMTLPVTFPSGALHYTMQSKYLVDTYILDWRPMNVSVPYAFMEDFMNNNYGNMIYWDDNSSTGARPQMNASFTAAVDDTGADVITLSLGMSGYLVSDSDNTQIVGTWTVGNLPNQAELTIFTELNASIPNYDALMRDGDIFVTLYNGEVWLGAHNAPTAGYVLDSDSSLMGNDIAMGAITTALENYTPPVPPVTVDEFYALTEIPISQAEWDALAKAQVSLLADMDLWGVWPDSNGTAVYAVNSDGLYADSNGTVMFKDINGTVTDSFAFTINPAGTELNVSIPPSGHLFANLGDVYDQAALEAMFGITMPAGSVGYKTAHLRLSDEYDFWGMLTSYDVNYSSMTFTTLADFVAANQGGTGGYVFNVNGTTGIQFNTGDAYTDINSNGTVVLIDFSDMQNPQVVESGSWHVQNDGNGDVIIVELPSMNWPFAATVMNDGGGDYVAEGEMQPAFTGDIEIKFNIIARDALINYFMSGGGSSTTPTTANDSTLVGAWALGGITTMDALLIIADNDKYMGVQQVLGTNGVIGGVEVGQYTLDASGSFTSAAPVINTNAGDTAVGATVSDNGDDTATLTSIDGTVVLNRLSSAISPEAGAWIVNQSTTGNIKFVIMVLDGAGNYMVADIDDSQSSDPVGSEPGTVGRFNMTEFGTYVVETNGTVTMTPAAPTDESAVCTDTITSGCDTIAGDTNMEFGLTVDDTLGSQVPVNMTVSFDPTNNYMTVDGSMVFTRVVPGGPTIFQ
- a CDS encoding response regulator transcription factor, with the translated sequence MIDSVMVVEDEVLTARYITSILNGWGIRVIGVFDNAMAVIAAFEEEIPGMVLMDVNIRGKVDGFALSDMIWEQHTVPIVYITAYCDNETLQKAFRPLAYGYVMKPFGPEELETVLRSAYRRHQSERLEEHDAEKGEGIVLSPIHTYDLVTATLYADGEDVALTAKQNILLEHLVRHRHQVVSYHDLEFAIWADEEVSSSSLKTVVYSLRKRVPELRIKSLSKQGYILS